A genomic window from Camelus ferus isolate YT-003-E chromosome 9, BCGSAC_Cfer_1.0, whole genome shotgun sequence includes:
- the LOC102522665 gene encoding zinc finger protein 211 isoform X2: protein MAAAALRVGAQDSVTFEDVAVYFSREEWCLLDEVQICLYLDVMLENFALVSMLGSCHGVEDEQPPCEQSSPVGVSQIRTSGAGVSPEKGQPCKMCVQVLRDILHLAEHQGTHRGQKSYTRGTYGKQFYFTVDLQQPQRQHIREKHFRCDVGGPSFLKSCTVNASGNLFTYRKIGKDFLANMGLQQQAANPSKKLNSDKCGAVFRSRKSHLSIRECKKASSHRDILVQDERVFSSEGLCLCNKCGKTCTERCKLTQHRKVHTGQSPYECRDCGISFIQGHRLSAYGQIHTGEKPFECSECGKSFCRREYLDDHRKIHVGVKPYECKYCDKSFFRRCQLVRHQRVHTGERPFKCNECGKSFRQSSHLSFHRKMHTGKKAFECNECGKSFYDRSGFRHHQRAHTGERSYKCNKCEKAYIWRSSLRVHQRVHTGERPFKCNECGKSFSQSNHLSFHRRMHTGEKPFKCSECGKSFNDKSNFRYHQRVHTGERSYKCSECGKSYIRSSGLRVHQRVHTGERPFKCSDCGKSFMVWSGLRYHQRVHSGEKPYECSQCGKSFTARSSLCYHQRVHTAGKPSESRECGKSSTDRSGLLYHQSSEWRKAL, encoded by the coding sequence GTTCTTGTCATGGAGTTGAGGATGAACAGCCACCTTGTGAACAGAGCTCACCTGTAGGAGTGTCACAGATCAGGACTTCTGGGGCAGGTGTGTCTCCTGAGAAGGGCCAGCCATGTAAGATGTGTGTCCAAGTCTTGAGAGACATCCTGCACTTGGCTGAACACCAGGGAACACATAGAGGGCAGAAATCATACACACGTGGGACATATGGGAAGCAGTTCTATTTCACTGTAGACCTTCAACAGCCCCAGAGGCAGCACATTAGAGAGAAACACTTCAGATGTGATGTGGGGGGACCCTCATTTTTGAAGAGCTGCACAGTCAATGCATCAGGGAACCTCTTTACCTACAGGAAGATTGGGAAGGATTTTCTGGCTAACATGGGGCTTCAGCAACAGGCTGCTAATCCTAGTAAGAAACTAAACAGTGACAAATGTGGAGCTGTTTTTCGCAGTAGAAAAAGTCATCTCAGCATCAGAGAATGCAAGAAGGCCTCCAGCCACAGAGACATACTTGTTCAGGATGAAAGAGTGTTCAGTAGTGAAGGGCTTTGTTTGTGCAACAAATGTGGGAAAACCTGCACTGAAAGATGTAAACTTACTCAGCACCGGAAAGTTCACACTGGACAAAGCCCTTATGAATGCAGAGACTGTGGAATATCCTTTATCCAAGGCCACCGCCTTAGTGCCTATGGGCAAATCCACACTGGAGAAAAGCCTTTtgagtgcagtgaatgtgggaagtcCTTCTGTCGAAGGGAATACCTCGATGACCATAGGAAAATTCACGTGGGAGTAAAGCCTTATGAGTGCAAGTATTGTGATAAATCTTTTTTTCGAAGGTGCCAATTAGTTCGacatcagagagttcacactggagaaaggccttTTAAGTGCAATGAATGTGGAAAATCCTTTAGGCAAAGCAGCCACCTCAGTTTCCATAGGAAAATGCACACTGGAAAAAAGGCTTTTGAgtgcaatgaatgtgggaaatctttttATGATAGGTCTGGTTTTCGTCATCATCAGAGAGCTCACACTGGAGAAAGGTCTTATAAGTGCAATAAATGTGAGAAAGCTTATATTTGGCGTTCTAGCCTCCGTGttcatcagagagttcacactggagaaaggccttttaagtgcaatgaatgtgggaaatcctttaGCCAAAGCAACCACCTCAGTTTCCATAGGAGAATGCACACTGGAGAAAAGCCTTTtaagtgcagtgaatgtgggaaatcttttaaTGATAAGTCTAACTTTCGTTatcatcagagagttcacactggagaaaggtCTTACAAGTGCAGTGAATGTGGCAAATCTTATATTAGGAGTTCTGGTCTCCGTGttcatcagagagttcacactggagaaaggccttTTAAGTGTAGTGATTGTGGGAAATCTTTTATGGTTTGGTCGGGCCTTCGTTACCATCAGAGAGTTCACAGTGGAGAAAAGCCTTATGAGTGCAGTCAgtgtgggaaatcttttactgCTCGATCTAGCCTGTGTTatcatcagagagttcacactgCAGGAAAGCCTTCTGAGTCCAGGGAATGTGGGAAATCTTCTACTGATAGGTCTGGCCTCCTTTATCATCAGAGTTCAGAGtggagaaaggccttatga
- the LOC102522665 gene encoding zinc finger protein 211 isoform X1 — protein sequence MAAAALRVGAQQDSVTFEDVAVYFSREEWCLLDEVQICLYLDVMLENFALVSMLGSCHGVEDEQPPCEQSSPVGVSQIRTSGAGVSPEKGQPCKMCVQVLRDILHLAEHQGTHRGQKSYTRGTYGKQFYFTVDLQQPQRQHIREKHFRCDVGGPSFLKSCTVNASGNLFTYRKIGKDFLANMGLQQQAANPSKKLNSDKCGAVFRSRKSHLSIRECKKASSHRDILVQDERVFSSEGLCLCNKCGKTCTERCKLTQHRKVHTGQSPYECRDCGISFIQGHRLSAYGQIHTGEKPFECSECGKSFCRREYLDDHRKIHVGVKPYECKYCDKSFFRRCQLVRHQRVHTGERPFKCNECGKSFRQSSHLSFHRKMHTGKKAFECNECGKSFYDRSGFRHHQRAHTGERSYKCNKCEKAYIWRSSLRVHQRVHTGERPFKCNECGKSFSQSNHLSFHRRMHTGEKPFKCSECGKSFNDKSNFRYHQRVHTGERSYKCSECGKSYIRSSGLRVHQRVHTGERPFKCSDCGKSFMVWSGLRYHQRVHSGEKPYECSQCGKSFTARSSLCYHQRVHTAGKPSESRECGKSSTDRSGLLYHQSSEWRKAL from the coding sequence GTTCTTGTCATGGAGTTGAGGATGAACAGCCACCTTGTGAACAGAGCTCACCTGTAGGAGTGTCACAGATCAGGACTTCTGGGGCAGGTGTGTCTCCTGAGAAGGGCCAGCCATGTAAGATGTGTGTCCAAGTCTTGAGAGACATCCTGCACTTGGCTGAACACCAGGGAACACATAGAGGGCAGAAATCATACACACGTGGGACATATGGGAAGCAGTTCTATTTCACTGTAGACCTTCAACAGCCCCAGAGGCAGCACATTAGAGAGAAACACTTCAGATGTGATGTGGGGGGACCCTCATTTTTGAAGAGCTGCACAGTCAATGCATCAGGGAACCTCTTTACCTACAGGAAGATTGGGAAGGATTTTCTGGCTAACATGGGGCTTCAGCAACAGGCTGCTAATCCTAGTAAGAAACTAAACAGTGACAAATGTGGAGCTGTTTTTCGCAGTAGAAAAAGTCATCTCAGCATCAGAGAATGCAAGAAGGCCTCCAGCCACAGAGACATACTTGTTCAGGATGAAAGAGTGTTCAGTAGTGAAGGGCTTTGTTTGTGCAACAAATGTGGGAAAACCTGCACTGAAAGATGTAAACTTACTCAGCACCGGAAAGTTCACACTGGACAAAGCCCTTATGAATGCAGAGACTGTGGAATATCCTTTATCCAAGGCCACCGCCTTAGTGCCTATGGGCAAATCCACACTGGAGAAAAGCCTTTtgagtgcagtgaatgtgggaagtcCTTCTGTCGAAGGGAATACCTCGATGACCATAGGAAAATTCACGTGGGAGTAAAGCCTTATGAGTGCAAGTATTGTGATAAATCTTTTTTTCGAAGGTGCCAATTAGTTCGacatcagagagttcacactggagaaaggccttTTAAGTGCAATGAATGTGGAAAATCCTTTAGGCAAAGCAGCCACCTCAGTTTCCATAGGAAAATGCACACTGGAAAAAAGGCTTTTGAgtgcaatgaatgtgggaaatctttttATGATAGGTCTGGTTTTCGTCATCATCAGAGAGCTCACACTGGAGAAAGGTCTTATAAGTGCAATAAATGTGAGAAAGCTTATATTTGGCGTTCTAGCCTCCGTGttcatcagagagttcacactggagaaaggccttttaagtgcaatgaatgtgggaaatcctttaGCCAAAGCAACCACCTCAGTTTCCATAGGAGAATGCACACTGGAGAAAAGCCTTTtaagtgcagtgaatgtgggaaatcttttaaTGATAAGTCTAACTTTCGTTatcatcagagagttcacactggagaaaggtCTTACAAGTGCAGTGAATGTGGCAAATCTTATATTAGGAGTTCTGGTCTCCGTGttcatcagagagttcacactggagaaaggccttTTAAGTGTAGTGATTGTGGGAAATCTTTTATGGTTTGGTCGGGCCTTCGTTACCATCAGAGAGTTCACAGTGGAGAAAAGCCTTATGAGTGCAGTCAgtgtgggaaatcttttactgCTCGATCTAGCCTGTGTTatcatcagagagttcacactgCAGGAAAGCCTTCTGAGTCCAGGGAATGTGGGAAATCTTCTACTGATAGGTCTGGCCTCCTTTATCATCAGAGTTCAGAGtggagaaaggccttatga